CGCCCACCGTGACGTTGGATGATTCGTTGCACGGTAGTGAGACCGATACCAGTGCCGGGAAATTCCTCAGTTCCGTGCAGGCGTTGGAATGCGCTAAAGAGCCTGCCCACATTCTGAGGGTCAAACCCGGCACCATCATCGCGCACATAAAATACGGTCTCGCCATCGAAATTGTCGGTGCCAAATTCAATCCTCGCCTGCCGATGTTTACTGGTATATTTCCAGGCGTTGCCGAGCAAATTTTGCAAAACCGAGCGTAGAAGGTCCGGATCTCCTTCTGCGCTGAGGCCGGGGGCAATCACAAACCGGGCCACCCGTTGCGGCTCGGACTCCTGCAATTCCCTGGCGATGGTGTTCGCCATGGCACTTAGGTCGACAGGCCGGCGTTGAATCCGCGAGCGAGTGATGTGCGAGAGATTGAGCAACCCCCGGATGAGCAGGTCCATTCGCTCCGCGGCTGTGCAGATATAATTGAGGTAATCGCAGGCTTCGGAATCGAGCCTGGCCGCATATTCCTCCTTTAAGAGCTTGCTGAATCCGTCGATGGTGCGGAGTGGCGACCGCAGGTCGTGGGAGGCAGAATAGCTGAAGGTCTCCAATTCCCGATTGGCCGCGGCCAGTTCCGCGGTGCGTTCCGTCACACGTTTTTCCAAGTCCACATTAAGTCGATTGATTTCCGCTTCGGCATGCTTGCGCGCCGTAATGTCCACAATGTTTACCAGCAAGTAGTGCTTCCCATTGATTTCATACTGCGACAACGACACCTCGGCAGGCAGGGGTTCACCATCCAGACGATGGCCAACCATCTCGAGGCGATCCACATGGGCCGGTGCGAGCCAAGGCATCCAGCATTTTTTGCCGCTCCTCCAGAGAGATCATTCCCGATTTCCAAGGAGGTATGACCCACCATTTGATCGAAGGAAGTGCCATGCATGAGCCGCAGCAGAGCCTCGTTGATTTCAATGAGGCGGCCGGTTTCAAGCTCGCTTACGCAGAGCGCCACCGGACTTCCCCGGAAAATAGTCTCGAACTTTTGCTCGGAACGGTAAAGCGCCTCCTCGGCCTGCTTGCGTTCAGTGTTGTCCTGGACGGTGCCGCGCAGCTTCACAATCCGGCCATCGGGAGCGCGTTGCGCTTCGCCGCGGGTCGTAACCCAGGCCCGCCCGCCGTCGGCGCGAATCATCTCCAGCTCAAGTTCATAAGGCATTCCTGTTTGCAAGGCTCGTTCGACAAACGGCCGGAGGCGCTGCAGGCTCTCTGCAGTATATACCGTTTGCAATTCACTGAATTTTGGCGGGGAGGACGCCGGATCGCGCCCATTGATTCTGCACAACTCTTCTGACCAGGTTACAACGTCAAGCTCCGGATCCCACGACCAGTTGCCCACCTTGGCAATACGTTGGGCTTCAGTCAGTTCGTGCCTGCTCTCGCTCAGGGCTTCCTCGCCCCGTTTGCGATCGGTGATGTCTTGAGCGGTGCCGCGCAATTTTACGATTCGACCAGTGGCGTCCCGCTGCGCTTCTCCACGAGCAATTATCCATCCTCTTTCGCCGTTATCACGGATAAACTCCAGATCTAGTTCGTACGGTGTTCCTCTTTGCAGGGCTTGTTCCACCGCCGCATTGAGCCGTTCCCAGCCTTGAGGAGTGTAATGGCGTTGTAGTTCCCTGTAACTGGGAGTGGGCATCGCCGGATCCAGGCCAGAGATGCGATATAACTCTTCCGACCAGGTGACACGATCAGTCTCCGGATCCCACGTCCAATTGCCGACCTTGGCGATCCGTTGTGCCTCACTCAGTTCCTGTCTGCTCTCCCGCAATGCTTCTTCAGCCCGTTTGCGTTCGGTGATGTCGTTGGCAAGGCCGAGGAAGCCCATAATACTCCCTTGCGAATCGCGCAGAGCGGTCACGGAAAGCAGGACGGGAAAGGAGGAGCCGTCCTTGCGACGGTACAACCATTCGTATTCATTGGGCAAGTTGCGCCGCGCACGGGCAACAAAAACCTCAAACCCGGGCTCTATTGGAATACCAAGTTCTGCTGAAAAAATTCTGGCGCGTTCAGCCATTTCATCCGGATGGTGGAAAACGGTGGGCGTTACTTTACCGACACACTCTTCAGCGGAATAACCCAGTGCCCGTTCCCCGGCGGGGTTGATGCTGGTAATAATTCCCTGCGCGTTGGTTGAGATTACGGTGTAGGTCGTGTTATTGAGAATGGCGCTTTGGAGCTCTGCCAGGCGACGCACCTGTTCTTCGGCTTGCCGGCGTTCCTCCCGTCCGCGCATGGCCATAATGCCATATGCCAGATCACTGGCGAGCTCCATCAAAACGCCCACTTCCCGGGCATGGAACGCATCCGGCGTCATGGCATAAATAACTAAAGCGCCAAATACCCGGCCATTGCCAGCCAGAGGCAGTCCGATGGCAGAGGCATAACCGCGCCGCATCGCGTCTGCTCTCCAAGGCGCGAATCTAACGGATGTTTGGATATCTTCAACAATATGGGGCTGGCCCGAACGTATTGCAGTCGCGGCGGGACCCCATCCCATTTCAGTGTCAGCCCACGTAACCCTGAGGGTGTTTAAATATCCATCCTCGAAGCCACGTTGAGCAACCGGACGCACCGTCTTGCCGTGATCATCTTCAGCAAAACCAATCCAAACAGAGGGGTAACCTCCTATATCGACGATAATGCGGCAGATGCCAAACATGAGATCAGCTTCGCTGACGGCGCGAACCACATGCTGGTTGCATTCGCTGAGGATGTGGAAGAGGCGGTTGGTCTGCTTTAGTTGTTCATTGGCGATTTTAAGTTCGTGAGTTCGTTCCTCCACTCGTTGCTCCATCTCACCGTGGGCTTTTCGCAATGCCTCGTCCACCCGCTTGCGTTCGGTGATGTCCTGAACTGTGCCTCGCAGTCTCACGATCGTGCCATTGACATCGCGTTGCGCCTCGCCACGAGCGATGACCCATATCCGCTGGTTATCGCTGCGGATCATCTCCAACTCGAGTTCATAAGCCGCGCCGCTTTGCAAGGCCCTTTCCGCCACTGCAGTCAGTCGCTTCCAGCTTTCAGCGGTGAATTGGCGGGATTGTTCCCGGAAACTGGGGGCGGGCGAGGCTGGATCGCGACCAACCATTCGGTACAGCTCTTCCGACCAGGTTACAACATCGGTCTCCGGCTCCCACACCCAACTACCCACTCGGGCAAGGCGCTGTGCCTCGTTGAGTTCCTGTCTGCTCTCGCGTAACGCTTCCTCCGCCCGCCGGCGCTCGGTGACGTCGCGGAAGGTCCAGATTCGACCGTAGTGTTTTCCGTTTCTGTCAATAACGGGGGAGGAATATCGATCGAACACCTTGCCGTTTTTCAGCTCGATTTCATCTCGGCTCACTTCGTTCGGGTGGGAATAAAGGTAATTGACCTTTTCGACGAACTGTTCCGGATACCTGACCTGGTTCATAACGAACCGGATCTGGACCTTGTCATCGGGATCATCGGCAATCGACTGGGGAATTTCCCACATATCGCTTATTCGCTGATTTTGGAGAATTTTTTTCCCCTGGCTGTTGACGACCAGAATCCCGTCGATGGAATGGTGCACCTGGGCTTCAAGAAAGGCTGTCTTGTAATGTAGCTCTTCCTCCACCCGCTTGCGTTCGGTGATGTCCAGGCAACTGCCAACCCATTCGCTGATTTTGCCATCCTCGGTTAATACCGGGACACCTCGCGCGCAGACGGAGCGATATTTGCCGTCGTGCCGTCGTAAACGGTATTCCGCATCATAGACGGAGCGCGTCTTGATGGCTTGCGCGTAAATCCTTGCGACGCGCTCACGGTCATCGGGGTGCAAAGCATTCATCCAGCCAAAACCTCTGGCCTCTTCCCTGGTCTGTCCGGTGAATGTCCGCCAGGTGGTATTGGATTGGTCATCAGTCATGTTGCCCAAAGCATCCATGACCCAGACGATCTGCCCGGTCGCGATGCCCAGCGACTGATAGCGCTCTTCACTGAGACTCATTTGAGCATTCTTTGAGAGCATGTTTGGCCTACATCCTTACTCGAACCCTCGCATTCTTCAGGCGATCACAAGTTTTCTTTTGAGAGGAAATAATCGCCGGTGATTAGCGCCAGAGATGGTAGCCTCTTGATAATAAATAACTTGTGAATGAGTCTATTTGGACTCATCTGGTTTACCCATTTAACCTGAATAAAGATAACCTTTCTTGCATACTTGAAAACCTCCAGAGACCAAATTAC
The sequence above is drawn from the Pedosphaera parvula Ellin514 genome and encodes:
- a CDS encoding PAS domain S-box protein, giving the protein MSLSEERYQSLGIATGQIVWVMDALGNMTDDQSNTTWRTFTGQTREEARGFGWMNALHPDDRERVARIYAQAIKTRSVYDAEYRLRRHDGKYRSVCARGVPVLTEDGKISEWVGSCLDITERKRVEEELHYKTAFLEAQVHHSIDGILVVNSQGKKILQNQRISDMWEIPQSIADDPDDKVQIRFVMNQVRYPEQFVEKVNYLYSHPNEVSRDEIELKNGKVFDRYSSPVIDRNGKHYGRIWTFRDVTERRRAEEALRESRQELNEAQRLARVGSWVWEPETDVVTWSEELYRMVGRDPASPAPSFREQSRQFTAESWKRLTAVAERALQSGAAYELELEMIRSDNQRIWVIARGEAQRDVNGTIVRLRGTVQDITERKRVDEALRKAHGEMEQRVEERTHELKIANEQLKQTNRLFHILSECNQHVVRAVSEADLMFGICRIIVDIGGYPSVWIGFAEDDHGKTVRPVAQRGFEDGYLNTLRVTWADTEMGWGPAATAIRSGQPHIVEDIQTSVRFAPWRADAMRRGYASAIGLPLAGNGRVFGALVIYAMTPDAFHAREVGVLMELASDLAYGIMAMRGREERRQAEEQVRRLAELQSAILNNTTYTVISTNAQGIITSINPAGERALGYSAEECVGKVTPTVFHHPDEMAERARIFSAELGIPIEPGFEVFVARARRNLPNEYEWLYRRKDGSSFPVLLSVTALRDSQGSIMGFLGLANDITERKRAEEALRESRQELSEAQRIAKVGNWTWDPETDRVTWSEELYRISGLDPAMPTPSYRELQRHYTPQGWERLNAAVEQALQRGTPYELDLEFIRDNGERGWIIARGEAQRDATGRIVKLRGTAQDITDRKRGEEALSESRHELTEAQRIAKVGNWSWDPELDVVTWSEELCRINGRDPASSPPKFSELQTVYTAESLQRLRPFVERALQTGMPYELELEMIRADGGRAWVTTRGEAQRAPDGRIVKLRGTVQDNTERKQAEEALYRSEQKFETIFRGSPVALCVSELETGRLIEINEALLRLMHGTSFDQMVGHTSLEIGNDLSGGAAKNAGCLGSHRPMWIASRWLAIVWMVNPCLPRCRCRSMKSMGSTTCW
- a CDS encoding sensor histidine kinase, whose amino-acid sequence is MVGHRLDGEPLPAEVSLSQYEINGKHYLLVNIVDITARKHAEAEINRLNVDLEKRVTERTAELAAANRELETFSYSASHDLRSPLRTIDGFSKLLKEEYAARLDSEACDYLNYICTAAERMDLLIRGLLNLSHITRSRIQRRPVDLSAMANTIARELQESEPQRVARFVIAPGLSAEGDPDLLRSVLQNLLGNAWKYTSKHRQARIEFGTDNFDGETVFYVRDDGAGFDPQNVGRLFSAFQRLHGTEEFPGTGIGLTTVQRIIQRHGGRIWADGAVEKGATFYFTIPSRGQ